A region from the Streptomyces lydicus genome encodes:
- the cydD gene encoding thiol reductant ABC exporter subunit CydD: MFHVKPVDPRLLRYAHATRGFLVAVVVLGLAGAGLVIGQAMLIAEIVVGAFQHHLDLGALVTPLALLAAVSVGRGLVSWLTELAAHRAGAAVKSELRMRLIERAARLGPGAVIGRTDGAASAPAPYGPGAAEAGTPDAGSPDGTGTLEMRTGELTTLATRGIDALDDYFARYLPQLGLAVVVPLAVLARIVTGDWISALTIALTLPLIPLFMILIGWATQARMDRQWRLLARLSGHFLDVVEGLPTLKVFGRAKAQAASIRAITGAYRRATMRTLRIAFLSSFALELLATISVALVAVGIGMRLVHGELDLYTGLMVLVLAPEAYLPLRQVGAQYHAAAEGLSAAEEIFAVLETPLRTAGTAPAPEGTALAVEELVVRHPGRTADSLPATSFEVRPGETVALVGPSGAGKSTLLSVLLGFTAPYGGRALVDGRDIASLSPESWRRRIAWVPQHPHLFAGTIAENVRLARPDADDVAVRNALGEAGALDFVDALPDGMATRLGESGAGLSAGQRQRLALARAFLADRPILLLDEPTANLDGATEEAMVAAIGRLAVGRTVLLVVHRPALLAVADRVVRLPGAAVPADTGDPLGAGDGSADPLGAGARAGAVAGASSPRSGQSDQSGLETAVEPAETGRVSVRTVVEPAERDRGPAEATAGAPDPDEDTGPGSLPGPTRGSALTRLRRTARSHRARFALALLLGSLALGSAVGLMATSGWLISRAAQQPPVLYLMVAVTATRAFGIGRAVFRYAERLVAHDAVFRMLAEARVAVFRRLERLAPAGLKERSRGDLLSRLVADVDAGQDYFLRWLLPVGAAVLVGAGAVGFTGWLLPEAGAVLAVGLLLAGVAVPMLSGALARRAERQLAPARGRLATRVVDVLSGTAELTVAGALPARTEAVRGADRELTRIASRSATVSGTGAGLAALLCGLTVAASAVAGVQAVHAGRLSGVALAVVVLTPLAAFEAVTGLPLAVQYRRRTRHAAERVFEVLDAPVPVQEPTAPAQAPEAPFPLVVRDLTARHPGADRPALDGVGLTVTAGRRLAVVGPSGSGKTTLAQVLLRFVDPESGAYLLGGTDAGTLDGDAVRRLVGLCAQDAHLFDSSLRENLKLACRDRDRSGVPGDADQDLWEALGRARLADWVRGLPDGLDTMIGEHGARLSGGQRQRLALARALLADFPVLVLDEPAEHLDLATADALTADLLAATEGRTTVLITHRLTGLEEVDEVLVLDQGRVAQCGPYAELAAADGPFRRMLERERAVDAAYGAAQPVA, translated from the coding sequence ATGTTTCACGTGAAACCGGTCGATCCGCGTCTGCTCCGTTACGCCCACGCCACCCGCGGCTTCCTCGTCGCAGTGGTGGTACTCGGGCTCGCCGGAGCGGGCCTGGTCATCGGCCAGGCGATGTTGATTGCCGAGATCGTCGTCGGGGCCTTCCAGCACCATCTCGATCTTGGCGCCCTGGTCACACCGCTGGCGCTGCTCGCCGCCGTATCCGTCGGGCGCGGTCTGGTCTCCTGGCTCACCGAGCTGGCCGCGCACCGGGCCGGCGCGGCAGTCAAGTCCGAGCTGCGCATGCGGCTGATCGAGCGGGCGGCACGGCTGGGGCCCGGCGCGGTGATCGGGCGCACGGACGGCGCCGCGTCGGCCCCGGCTCCGTACGGCCCCGGGGCGGCTGAGGCGGGCACGCCCGACGCGGGCTCTCCCGACGGCACCGGCACCCTGGAGATGCGAACCGGCGAGCTCACCACCCTCGCCACCCGCGGCATCGACGCACTGGACGACTACTTCGCCCGCTATCTGCCGCAGTTGGGGCTGGCGGTGGTCGTCCCCCTCGCCGTGCTGGCCCGGATCGTCACCGGCGACTGGATCTCGGCGCTCACCATCGCCCTCACCCTCCCGCTGATCCCGCTGTTCATGATCCTGATCGGCTGGGCCACCCAGGCGCGGATGGACCGCCAGTGGCGGCTGCTCGCCCGGCTGTCGGGCCACTTCCTCGATGTCGTCGAGGGCCTGCCGACCCTCAAGGTCTTCGGCCGGGCCAAGGCCCAGGCCGCCTCCATCCGGGCCATCACCGGCGCATACCGCCGGGCGACGATGCGCACCCTGCGGATCGCCTTTCTCTCCTCCTTCGCGCTCGAACTTCTCGCCACCATCTCGGTCGCGCTGGTCGCGGTCGGCATCGGTATGCGGCTGGTGCACGGTGAGCTCGACCTCTATACCGGCCTGATGGTGCTGGTTCTGGCGCCCGAGGCGTATCTGCCGCTGCGGCAGGTCGGCGCGCAGTACCACGCCGCGGCCGAGGGGCTTTCGGCCGCGGAGGAGATCTTCGCGGTGCTGGAGACTCCGCTGCGCACCGCCGGCACCGCACCCGCGCCCGAGGGCACCGCGCTGGCCGTGGAGGAACTGGTGGTGCGCCACCCCGGGCGGACCGCCGACTCGCTCCCGGCGACGTCGTTCGAGGTCCGGCCCGGCGAGACCGTCGCACTGGTCGGCCCCTCCGGTGCCGGCAAGTCCACCCTGCTGAGCGTGCTGCTCGGCTTCACCGCACCGTACGGGGGCCGGGCGCTCGTCGACGGCCGGGACATCGCCTCGCTCTCCCCCGAGAGCTGGCGGCGGCGGATCGCCTGGGTGCCGCAGCACCCGCATCTGTTCGCGGGCACCATCGCCGAGAACGTACGGCTGGCGCGGCCCGACGCGGATGACGTCGCGGTGCGCAACGCCCTGGGCGAGGCCGGTGCGCTGGACTTCGTCGACGCGCTCCCTGACGGCATGGCGACCCGGCTCGGCGAGTCCGGTGCCGGGCTCTCGGCCGGCCAGCGCCAGCGGCTCGCGCTCGCCCGCGCCTTCCTCGCCGACCGCCCGATCCTGCTCCTGGACGAGCCCACCGCCAACCTCGACGGCGCGACCGAGGAGGCCATGGTGGCCGCGATCGGCCGGCTCGCCGTCGGCCGTACGGTCCTGCTTGTCGTCCACCGGCCGGCGTTGCTGGCGGTGGCGGACCGGGTGGTGCGGTTGCCGGGGGCGGCGGTGCCCGCGGACACCGGCGATCCGCTGGGGGCGGGGGACGGCTCGGCGGATCCGCTGGGTGCCGGGGCCCGTGCCGGTGCGGTCGCGGGGGCGTCTTCGCCTCGGTCGGGTCAATCGGACCAGTCGGGCCTGGAGACGGCTGTCGAACCGGCCGAGACAGGCCGGGTCTCCGTCCGGACGGTCGTCGAACCGGCCGAGAGGGACCGGGGCCCCGCCGAGGCGACGGCCGGGGCGCCGGATCCGGATGAGGACACCGGGCCCGGCTCCCTTCCCGGCCCCACCCGGGGCTCGGCACTCACCCGGCTACGGCGAACGGCCCGGTCCCATCGGGCACGGTTCGCGCTGGCGCTGCTGCTGGGGAGCCTGGCGCTGGGCAGCGCGGTGGGTCTGATGGCGACCTCGGGATGGCTGATCTCGCGGGCGGCGCAGCAGCCGCCGGTGCTGTATCTGATGGTGGCCGTGACCGCGACCAGGGCGTTCGGCATCGGCCGTGCGGTCTTCCGGTACGCCGAGCGGCTGGTCGCCCATGACGCGGTGTTCCGGATGCTCGCCGAGGCACGTGTCGCCGTCTTCCGGCGGCTGGAGCGACTGGCACCGGCCGGGCTCAAGGAGCGCAGCCGCGGCGATCTGCTGTCGCGGCTGGTGGCCGATGTCGACGCGGGGCAGGACTACTTCCTGCGCTGGCTGCTGCCCGTCGGGGCGGCGGTGCTGGTCGGTGCGGGCGCGGTCGGCTTCACCGGCTGGCTGTTGCCGGAGGCCGGTGCGGTTCTCGCCGTCGGACTGCTGCTCGCGGGCGTGGCGGTGCCGATGCTCTCGGGCGCGCTGGCCCGGCGGGCGGAGCGTCAACTGGCGCCCGCGCGCGGGCGGCTCGCGACCCGCGTCGTCGATGTGCTCAGCGGTACCGCCGAGTTGACGGTGGCCGGTGCTCTCCCGGCCCGTACGGAGGCGGTGCGGGGCGCCGACCGGGAGCTGACCCGGATCGCCTCCCGTTCGGCCACCGTGTCCGGGACCGGCGCCGGACTGGCGGCGCTGCTGTGCGGACTGACGGTCGCCGCGTCGGCGGTGGCCGGAGTCCAGGCCGTCCACGCGGGCCGGCTGTCGGGTGTGGCGCTGGCCGTGGTCGTGCTCACCCCGCTCGCCGCCTTCGAAGCGGTGACCGGGCTGCCGCTCGCCGTGCAGTACCGCCGCCGCACCCGGCACGCCGCCGAGCGGGTCTTCGAGGTGCTGGACGCACCGGTCCCGGTGCAGGAGCCGACCGCGCCGGCCCAGGCCCCCGAGGCGCCGTTCCCGCTGGTCGTACGGGATCTGACCGCGCGCCACCCGGGAGCGGACCGCCCGGCGCTGGACGGCGTGGGCCTCACCGTGACGGCCGGCCGCCGGCTTGCCGTCGTCGGCCCGTCCGGTTCCGGGAAGACCACCCTGGCGCAGGTGCTGCTGCGCTTTGTGGACCCGGAGTCGGGGGCGTACCTGCTGGGCGGAACGGATGCCGGGACGCTGGACGGTGACGCGGTCCGGCGGCTGGTGGGGCTGTGCGCACAGGACGCGCACCTCTTCGACAGCTCGCTGCGGGAGAACCTCAAGCTCGCCTGCCGGGACCGGGACCGGAGCGGTGTCCCGGGCGATGCCGACCAGGACCTGTGGGAGGCGCTCGGCCGGGCGCGGCTCGCGGACTGGGTGCGGGGGCTGCCCGACGGCCTGGACACCATGATCGGGGAGCACGGCGCCCGGCTGTCCGGTGGCCAGCGGCAGCGGCTGGCCCTGGCGCGTGCCCTGCTCGCGGACTTCCCGGTGCTCGTTCTGGACGAGCCCGCCGAGCACCTGGACCTGGCCACCGCCGATGCGCTGACCGCCGATCTGCTGGCCGCGACCGAGGGCCGTACGACGGTCCTGATCACTCACCGCCTCACTGGTCTTGAGGAGGTCGACGAGGTGCTGGTGCTGGATCAGGGGCGGGTCGCGCAGTGCGGTCCGTACGCGGAGCTGGCCGCGGCCGACGGCCCGTTCCGGCGGATGCTGGAGCGCGAGCGGGCAGTGGATGCGGCGTACGGGGCGGCGCAGCCGGTGGCGTGA
- a CDS encoding sensor histidine kinase yields the protein MDAATEATRSLQGLSSELTARVPQLLEAMRTVGAGLDLHLTLDRIVETAAELADARYAAIGIIDDAREGLSDFVTYGVTREQHERIGALPDGHKGLLGALIHDPKPLRLADLTKDSRSAGFPAGHPPMRTFLGVPIRVQGEIFGNLYLTEKRAGGEFSEEDLHMVRVLATEAGIAIGNARLHAATRQRERWIDGSVAVTTELLAGSDVDDALAVVAEQARKLAESAAGIVLLPDEEGGLEIVAVSADDPTGIMGTQIPPHSPVVEQLLTGEPVFVHDSATDPRMITDIAARFGPSMMLPLKSGGRVLGTLAVPRSRGARPFTDAERTLATQFAAQAALALVLADAQRDRERLAVYEDRDRIARDLHDLVIQRLFATGMILESAQRRSVVPEVAQGVGKAVDELDVTIQEIRTAIFALQQGPAEAPSGLRTRVLREIGTAAVPLGFQPSAGFIGPVDSRVGELTGKNLIAALREALSNAFRHAQASRIEVVVDATIRLPDGADGVRLTVADDGIGISDGGRRSGLKNLAKRAESLGGASSYGPGLGVDGTGTTLRWEAPL from the coding sequence ATGGACGCCGCCACCGAGGCGACCCGCAGTCTGCAGGGACTGTCGTCCGAGCTGACCGCCCGGGTACCGCAGCTGCTGGAAGCGATGCGTACGGTCGGCGCGGGTCTCGATCTGCACCTCACCCTGGACCGGATCGTGGAGACGGCCGCCGAGCTGGCCGACGCCCGCTACGCCGCGATCGGGATCATCGACGACGCCCGCGAGGGGCTGTCGGACTTTGTGACGTACGGGGTGACCAGGGAGCAGCACGAACGGATCGGTGCGCTGCCCGACGGCCACAAGGGCCTGCTCGGGGCACTCATCCATGATCCCAAGCCACTGCGCCTCGCCGACCTCACGAAGGACTCCCGTTCGGCGGGCTTCCCGGCCGGGCACCCGCCGATGCGGACGTTTCTCGGGGTACCGATCCGCGTCCAGGGCGAGATCTTCGGCAATCTCTATCTGACGGAGAAGCGCGCGGGCGGGGAGTTCAGCGAGGAGGACCTGCACATGGTGCGGGTGCTGGCCACCGAGGCCGGTATCGCGATCGGCAACGCCCGGCTCCATGCGGCAACCCGGCAACGGGAGCGGTGGATCGACGGCTCCGTGGCGGTGACCACCGAACTCCTCGCCGGCAGCGATGTCGACGATGCGCTCGCGGTGGTCGCCGAGCAGGCCCGCAAGCTCGCGGAGTCGGCGGCCGGCATCGTGCTGCTGCCCGACGAGGAGGGCGGCCTGGAGATCGTCGCGGTGTCGGCGGACGACCCCACCGGGATCATGGGGACGCAGATTCCGCCGCACAGTCCGGTGGTGGAACAACTCCTCACCGGGGAGCCCGTGTTCGTGCACGACTCGGCCACCGACCCTCGGATGATCACGGATATCGCGGCCCGCTTCGGCCCCAGCATGATGCTGCCGCTCAAGAGCGGCGGACGGGTGCTCGGCACCCTTGCGGTCCCGCGGTCCAGGGGCGCCCGCCCGTTCACCGACGCCGAGCGGACGCTGGCCACCCAGTTCGCGGCGCAGGCCGCACTGGCGCTGGTGCTGGCCGACGCACAGCGCGACCGCGAGCGGCTCGCCGTCTACGAGGACCGCGACCGGATCGCCCGTGACCTGCACGATCTCGTCATTCAACGGCTCTTCGCGACGGGCATGATCCTGGAGAGCGCACAGCGCAGATCCGTGGTGCCCGAGGTGGCACAGGGCGTCGGCAAGGCCGTCGACGAGCTGGACGTCACCATCCAGGAGATCAGGACCGCGATCTTCGCCCTGCAACAGGGACCGGCCGAGGCACCGTCCGGGCTGCGGACCCGGGTCCTGCGCGAAATCGGCACCGCGGCCGTACCGCTCGGCTTCCAGCCCTCGGCCGGCTTCATCGGCCCGGTCGACTCCCGGGTCGGCGAGCTGACCGGCAAAAACCTGATCGCCGCGCTGCGTGAGGCGCTGTCGAACGCCTTCCGGCACGCCCAGGCCTCCCGTATCGAGGTCGTCGTCGACGCCACGATCCGGCTCCCGGACGGCGCCGACGGCGTCCGCCTGACCGTCGCCGACGACGGTATCGGCATCTCGGACGGCGGTCGCCGCAGCGGCCTCAAGAACCTCGCCAAGCGCGCGGAGTCGCTGGGCGGGGCCAGCTCGTACGGCCCCGGGCTGGGCGTGGACGGTACGGGGACGACGCTGAGGTGGGAGGCGCCGCTGTGA